A genomic segment from Variovorax paradoxus B4 encodes:
- a CDS encoding dicarboxylate/amino acid:cation symporter: protein MKRKLPAAAWILIAMVLGILVGYMIFTSFPDKKAAAQIAGYVSIVSDVFLRLIKMLIGPLVFSTLVVGIAHMGDAKSVGRVFGKSLGWFLTASLISLIIGLVMANLLKPGENLGLPLPDIGASANLATAKFTLKDFVSHMVPKSFAEAMANNEILQIVVFSMFFGVALASLGDRAKTLVAAIDELSHAMLKITGYVMKLAPLAVMAAMAATVAVNGLGILLKFAVFMGDFYLGLFVLWGVLVFAGFAFLGPRVFKLLVLIKEAFLLSFATASSEAAYPKILQALDRFGVKRKISSFVMPMGYSFNLDGSMMYCTFAVLFIAQAYNIHMPISTQITMLLILMLTSKGMAGVPRASLVVIAATLNHFDIPEAGLLLILGVDTFLDMGRSATNAVGNSIATAVVAKWEGELLSESDAAVNAGTLDAEASATLAHPAHA, encoded by the coding sequence ATGAAGAGAAAACTGCCGGCCGCCGCCTGGATCCTGATCGCCATGGTGCTCGGCATTCTTGTCGGCTACATGATCTTCACGAGCTTCCCGGACAAGAAGGCAGCGGCTCAGATCGCAGGCTACGTGTCGATCGTGTCGGACGTGTTTCTGCGCCTCATCAAGATGCTGATCGGCCCGCTGGTGTTCTCCACCCTGGTGGTGGGCATCGCGCACATGGGCGACGCCAAGTCGGTGGGCCGCGTGTTCGGCAAGTCGCTTGGCTGGTTCCTCACCGCGTCCCTGATCTCGCTGATCATCGGCCTGGTGATGGCCAACCTGTTGAAGCCCGGCGAGAACCTGGGCCTTCCGCTGCCGGACATCGGCGCTTCGGCCAATCTGGCGACCGCGAAATTCACGCTCAAGGACTTCGTGAGCCACATGGTTCCGAAGTCTTTCGCCGAGGCCATGGCCAACAACGAGATCCTGCAGATCGTGGTGTTCTCGATGTTCTTCGGCGTGGCGCTCGCCTCGCTCGGCGACAGGGCCAAGACACTCGTGGCCGCGATCGACGAACTCTCGCACGCCATGCTCAAGATCACGGGCTATGTGATGAAGCTGGCGCCCCTCGCGGTGATGGCCGCCATGGCCGCCACCGTTGCGGTGAACGGCCTGGGCATCCTGCTCAAGTTCGCGGTTTTCATGGGCGATTTCTACCTGGGCCTCTTCGTGCTGTGGGGCGTGCTGGTGTTCGCGGGTTTTGCATTCCTGGGCCCGCGCGTCTTCAAGCTGCTCGTGCTCATCAAGGAAGCCTTCCTGCTTTCTTTTGCCACGGCCAGTTCGGAAGCGGCCTACCCGAAGATCCTGCAGGCGCTCGACCGTTTCGGCGTGAAGCGCAAGATCTCCAGCTTCGTGATGCCGATGGGCTATTCGTTCAACCTCGACGGCTCGATGATGTACTGTACCTTCGCCGTGCTGTTCATCGCGCAGGCCTACAACATCCACATGCCCATCAGCACGCAGATCACGATGCTGCTGATCCTGATGCTCACCTCCAAGGGCATGGCCGGCGTACCGCGCGCTTCGCTGGTGGTGATTGCGGCCACGCTCAACCATTTCGACATCCCCGAGGCCGGCCTGCTGCTGATCCTGGGCGTCGATACCTTCCTGGACATGGGGCGCTCGGCCACCAACGCCGTGGGCAACTCCATCGCCACCGCAGTGGTCGCGAAGTGGGAGGGCGAACTGCTCTCCGAGAGCGACGCAGCGGTCAATGCGGGGACGCTCGACGCCGAAGCCTCGGCCACCCTCGCCCATCCCGCCCACGCGTGA
- the hisH gene encoding imidazole glycerol phosphate synthase subunit HisH, translating into MKSVANTVAVVDYGMGNLRSVSQAVQHAADQVGVQVFVTSDPEVVRKATRVVLPGQGAMPDCMRELRDSGLQESVLEAAASKPLFGVCVGMQMLLSRSDEGPTDGLGLIPGEVVKFDLAGRLQPDGSRFKVPQMGWNQVRQAQPHPVWAGVPDMSYFYFVHSFYARPADIRHSVGEADYGACFTAAVARDNIFATQFHPEKSADHGLQLYRNFLHWNP; encoded by the coding sequence ATGAAATCTGTAGCAAATACCGTCGCCGTGGTCGACTACGGCATGGGCAACCTGCGCTCCGTCTCGCAGGCCGTGCAGCACGCGGCCGACCAGGTGGGCGTGCAGGTCTTCGTCACGTCCGACCCCGAGGTGGTGCGCAAGGCCACGCGCGTGGTGCTGCCGGGGCAGGGCGCCATGCCCGACTGCATGCGCGAACTGCGCGATTCCGGCCTGCAGGAGTCGGTGCTCGAAGCCGCGGCGAGCAAGCCGCTCTTCGGCGTGTGCGTGGGCATGCAGATGCTGCTGTCGCGCAGCGACGAGGGCCCGACCGACGGGCTCGGCCTGATTCCGGGCGAAGTCGTCAAGTTCGACCTGGCAGGCCGCCTGCAGCCTGACGGCAGCCGCTTCAAGGTGCCGCAGATGGGCTGGAACCAGGTACGCCAGGCCCAGCCGCACCCCGTGTGGGCGGGCGTGCCGGACATGAGCTACTTCTATTTCGTGCACAGTTTCTATGCGCGGCCGGCCGACATCCGGCACAGTGTGGGCGAGGCCGATTACGGGGCATGCTTTACCGCCGCCGTCGCACGCGATAACATTTTTGCCACCCAGTTCCACCCGGAGAAGAGTGCGGACCATGGGTTGCAGCTCTACCGAAATTTCCTCCACTGGAATCCCTGA
- the hisI gene encoding phosphoribosyl-AMP cyclohydrolase, with product MPAMNWLDEVKWDANGLVPVIAQEQGSNDVLMFAWMNREALEKTAELGRAVYFSRSRNRLWFKGEESGHVQTVHEIRLDCDNDVVLLKVTQLGHEPGIACHTGRHSCFFSKYENGRWTVVEPVLKDPESIYK from the coding sequence ATACCTGCCATGAATTGGCTTGACGAAGTGAAATGGGACGCGAACGGGCTGGTGCCCGTGATCGCGCAGGAACAGGGCAGCAACGACGTGCTGATGTTCGCCTGGATGAACCGCGAGGCGCTCGAAAAGACCGCCGAACTCGGCCGCGCCGTGTATTTCAGCCGCTCGCGCAACAGACTCTGGTTCAAGGGCGAGGAATCGGGCCACGTGCAGACCGTGCACGAGATCCGCCTCGACTGCGACAACGACGTCGTGCTGCTCAAGGTCACCCAGCTCGGCCACGAGCCCGGCATTGCCTGCCACACCGGCCGCCACAGCTGCTTCTTCAGCAAGTACGAGAACGGCCGATGGACTGTGGTCGAGCCGGTCTTGAAAGACCCGGAGTCGATCTACAAATGA
- a CDS encoding phosphoribosyl-ATP diphosphatase: protein MTATVNTSDALARLAAVIESRLPARGGDPEKSYVARLLHKGPDAFLKKIGEEATEVVMAAKDADHGGDRTKIVNEVADLWFHTMVALAYYGFSPGEVIAELERREGTSGIEEKALRKAQAREASND, encoded by the coding sequence ATGACGGCCACAGTGAACACCTCGGACGCCCTCGCACGCCTTGCGGCGGTCATCGAAAGCCGCCTGCCCGCGCGCGGCGGCGACCCCGAGAAGAGCTACGTGGCGCGCCTGCTGCACAAGGGCCCCGACGCCTTTCTCAAGAAGATCGGCGAGGAAGCTACCGAGGTGGTCATGGCCGCCAAGGATGCCGACCACGGCGGCGACCGCACGAAAATAGTGAACGAAGTGGCCGACCTGTGGTTCCACACCATGGTCGCGCTGGCGTACTACGGTTTCTCGCCCGGCGAGGTGATTGCGGAGCTCGAGCGCCGCGAGGGCACCAGCGGCATCGAGGAAAAAGCCCTGCGCAAGGCGCAGGCCCGCGAAGCATCCAACGATTGA
- the hisD gene encoding histidinol dehydrogenase — protein sequence MTPKAAPVRLSTASAGFDAEFKARLHWSADADAAIEKVVADILADVHKRGDEAVLEYTRRFDGLGAAAVPELELTQADFKEAFDSLPAAQRDALQAAADRVRSYHEAQKKASGESWSYRDGDGTLLGQKVTPLDRVGIYVPGGKAAYPSSLLMNAIPAHVAGVGEIIMVVPTPVKGSVATGGSGGQSSTRGERNVLVLAAAYVAGVTRAFTIGGAQAVAALAYGTATIPAVDKITGPGNAYVAAAKRRVFGTVGIDMIAGPSEILVLADGTTPPDWVAMDLFSQAEHDELAQSILLCPDAAYIDRVQAEIDRLLPGMPRAGIIAASLNGRGALIHTKSMEEACEISNRIAPEHLEVSSNDPQRWEPLLRHAGAIFLGAFTSESLGDYCAGPNHVLPTSGTARFSSPLGVYDFQKRSSLIEVSEAGAQVLGPIAMTLAEGEGLQAHAEAARMRLRRI from the coding sequence ATGACTCCGAAAGCAGCCCCCGTCCGCCTCTCCACGGCTTCAGCCGGCTTCGACGCTGAATTCAAGGCGCGGCTGCATTGGTCCGCGGATGCCGATGCGGCCATCGAGAAGGTGGTGGCCGACATCCTGGCCGATGTGCACAAGCGCGGGGACGAGGCGGTGCTGGAGTACACGCGCCGTTTCGATGGCCTCGGCGCCGCGGCCGTGCCGGAACTCGAACTGACGCAGGCCGATTTCAAGGAGGCCTTCGACTCGCTGCCTGCCGCGCAGCGCGATGCGCTGCAGGCCGCGGCCGACCGCGTGCGCAGCTACCACGAGGCGCAAAAGAAGGCCAGCGGCGAGAGCTGGAGCTACCGTGATGGGGACGGCACGCTGCTGGGCCAGAAGGTCACGCCGCTCGACCGCGTGGGCATCTACGTGCCCGGCGGCAAGGCCGCCTATCCGTCCAGCCTGTTGATGAATGCGATTCCCGCCCACGTCGCGGGCGTCGGCGAAATCATCATGGTGGTTCCCACGCCCGTGAAGGGCAGCGTGGCCACGGGCGGCTCGGGCGGGCAGTCGTCCACCAGGGGCGAGCGCAATGTGCTGGTGCTCGCCGCCGCCTACGTGGCCGGCGTCACCCGCGCCTTCACCATCGGCGGCGCGCAGGCCGTGGCCGCGCTGGCCTACGGTACGGCCACCATCCCGGCGGTCGACAAGATCACCGGCCCCGGCAACGCCTATGTGGCCGCCGCCAAGCGCCGCGTGTTCGGCACCGTGGGCATCGACATGATCGCGGGCCCGAGCGAAATCCTCGTGCTGGCCGACGGCACCACGCCGCCCGACTGGGTGGCGATGGACCTGTTCAGCCAGGCCGAGCACGACGAGCTCGCGCAAAGCATCCTGCTGTGCCCCGACGCCGCATACATCGACCGCGTGCAGGCCGAAATCGACCGCCTGCTGCCCGGCATGCCGCGCGCCGGGATCATCGCGGCTTCGCTCAACGGCCGTGGCGCGCTCATCCATACGAAGAGCATGGAAGAGGCCTGCGAGATCAGCAACCGCATCGCCCCGGAGCACCTGGAAGTCAGCAGCAACGACCCGCAGCGCTGGGAGCCGCTGCTGCGGCACGCGGGCGCGATCTTCCTGGGCGCCTTCACCAGCGAGAGCCTGGGCGACTACTGCGCCGGCCCGAACCACGTCCTGCCCACGAGCGGCACGGCGCGCTTCTCGAGCCCGCTGGGCGTCTATGACTTCCAGAAGCGTTCCAGCCTCATCGAAGTGAGCGAAGCCGGCGCGCAGGTGCTCGGCCCCATCGCGATGACTCTGGCCGAGGGCGAAGGCCTGCAGGCGCACGCCGAAGCGGCGCGCATGCGCCTGCGCAGGATCTGA
- the hisB gene encoding imidazoleglycerol-phosphate dehydratase HisB: protein MTTPQTADRTASVTRNTAETKITVSVNLDGTGKARLSTGIGFFDHMLDQIARHGLIDLEIDCQGDLHIDGHHTVEDVGITLGQAVAKAVGDKKGIRRYGHAYVPLDEALSRVVIDFSGRPGLVMHVPFTSGMIGTFDSQLTYEFFQGFANHAFVTLHIDNLKGVNAHHQCETVFKAFARAMRGALELDPRSVGVIPSTKGSL from the coding sequence ATGACCACCCCCCAGACCGCCGATCGCACCGCATCGGTCACCCGCAACACCGCCGAGACGAAGATCACCGTCAGCGTCAACCTGGACGGCACGGGCAAGGCCAGGCTCTCCACCGGCATCGGCTTTTTCGACCACATGCTCGACCAGATTGCCCGCCACGGCCTGATCGACCTCGAGATCGACTGCCAGGGCGACCTGCACATCGACGGCCACCACACGGTCGAGGACGTGGGCATCACCCTGGGCCAAGCGGTGGCCAAGGCCGTGGGCGACAAGAAGGGCATCCGCCGCTACGGGCACGCCTACGTGCCGCTCGACGAGGCGCTCAGCCGCGTCGTCATCGACTTCTCGGGCCGCCCCGGCCTGGTGATGCACGTGCCGTTCACGAGCGGCATGATCGGCACCTTCGACAGCCAGCTCACCTACGAGTTCTTCCAGGGCTTCGCCAATCACGCCTTCGTCACGCTGCACATCGACAACCTCAAGGGCGTGAACGCGCACCACCAGTGCGAAACCGTGTTCAAGGCCTTTGCGCGCGCGATGCGCGGCGCGCTCGAACTCGACCCACGCTCCGTGGGCGTCATTCCATCGACCAAGGGTTCGCTCTGA
- a CDS encoding AAA family ATPase, translated as MLCALAIANYRSLRQLTVPLGRLTVVTGPNGSGKSSVYRAMRLLADIANGGVIRSLVREGGLSSTLWAGPERFSAAMLRGDAPVQGTTRSEPVALKLGFAGTEADDFGYAIDIGLPPPLPATAFSRDPEIKHEAIWNGPLLRPAAQLVDRKGAALRLREGKSWQAVGRPIPAFASMMTEYADPQAAPEMLALREQMRSWRFYDHFRSDADAPARQPQLGTRTPVLANDGADLAAALQTIREIGDGDALDRAVDDAFPGACVEVRVVEDRFETLMHQHGLLRPLTAAELSDGTLRYLLWIAALLTPRPPALLVLNEPETSLHPDLLPALGRLVAQAARESQVIVVSHAARLIAALEDSDGLQSVVLEKRFGETRIANLDMSETPRWEWPAR; from the coding sequence GTGCTCTGTGCGCTTGCCATCGCCAACTACCGCTCGCTGCGCCAGCTGACGGTGCCGCTCGGGCGGCTCACCGTGGTGACCGGGCCCAACGGCAGCGGCAAGTCCAGCGTCTACCGCGCGATGCGGCTCCTGGCGGACATTGCCAACGGCGGCGTGATCCGCTCGCTGGTGCGCGAGGGCGGCCTCTCTTCCACCCTGTGGGCCGGGCCCGAGCGCTTTTCGGCCGCCATGCTGCGCGGCGATGCGCCGGTGCAGGGCACCACCCGCAGCGAGCCGGTCGCGTTGAAGCTGGGCTTCGCCGGCACCGAGGCCGATGATTTCGGCTATGCCATCGACATCGGCCTGCCGCCGCCCCTTCCGGCAACGGCCTTCTCGCGCGACCCCGAGATCAAGCACGAAGCCATCTGGAACGGCCCCCTGTTGCGCCCCGCGGCGCAACTGGTCGATCGCAAGGGAGCGGCCCTGCGCCTGCGCGAGGGCAAGAGCTGGCAAGCCGTCGGCAGGCCCATTCCAGCCTTCGCCAGCATGATGACCGAGTACGCCGACCCGCAGGCCGCGCCCGAGATGCTCGCATTGCGCGAGCAGATGCGCTCCTGGCGCTTCTACGACCACTTCCGCTCCGACGCCGATGCGCCCGCGCGCCAGCCGCAGCTCGGCACCCGCACGCCGGTGCTCGCCAACGACGGCGCCGACCTGGCCGCGGCGCTGCAGACCATCCGCGAGATTGGCGACGGCGACGCGCTCGACCGCGCCGTGGACGATGCCTTCCCCGGCGCCTGCGTGGAGGTGCGCGTGGTCGAAGACCGCTTCGAGACGCTGATGCACCAGCACGGCCTGCTGCGTCCCCTGACCGCGGCAGAACTCTCGGACGGCACCTTGCGCTACCTGCTCTGGATTGCCGCGCTGCTGACGCCCCGGCCCCCGGCGCTGCTGGTGCTCAACGAGCCGGAAACCAGCCTGCACCCCGACCTGCTGCCGGCGCTGGGCCGCCTCGTCGCGCAGGCCGCACGCGAGTCGCAGGTCATCGTGGTGTCGCATGCCGCGCGGCTGATTGCCGCGCTCGAAGACAGCGACGGCCTGCAATCGGTGGTGCTCGAGAAGCGGTTCGGCGAAACCCGCATCGCCAATCTCGACATGAGCGAGACCCCGCGCTGGGAGTGGCCCGCGCGGTGA
- the hisC gene encoding histidinol-phosphate transaminase, producing MTSSSPAARPIDRIRSDVQSMHAYAVQDARGFVKLDAMENPFGLPPALQAELGARLGALALNRYPGERGGDLQRALATHAHMPEGFALMLGNGSDELISLLAIACDVPGATVLAPVPGFVMYAMSAKLQGLRFVGVPLTADFELDEAAMLSAIAREKPAIVYLAYPNNPTANLWDDAAIERIVQAQGEQGGLVVIDEAYQPFAARSYVDRIARHGHVLLMRTLSKFGLAGIRLGYLMGPAALIAQIDKVRPPYNISVLNCECALFALEHAEVFEAQARQIRDERHRLMMGLGRLPGVKAWPSDANMILVRVPDAAKAFEGMKARGILVKNVSKMHELLANCLRLTVGTADENARMLAALEASL from the coding sequence ATGACATCTTCTTCCCCTGCCGCCCGCCCGATCGACCGCATCCGCAGCGACGTGCAGTCCATGCATGCCTATGCGGTGCAGGACGCACGCGGTTTCGTCAAGCTCGACGCCATGGAGAACCCCTTCGGCCTGCCGCCCGCATTGCAGGCCGAGCTCGGCGCGCGGCTCGGCGCGCTGGCGCTCAACCGCTATCCGGGCGAACGCGGCGGCGATCTGCAGCGCGCGCTGGCCACGCATGCGCACATGCCCGAAGGCTTTGCGCTGATGCTGGGCAACGGCTCCGACGAGCTGATCTCGCTGCTCGCCATTGCCTGCGACGTGCCCGGCGCCACGGTGCTCGCGCCCGTGCCCGGTTTCGTGATGTACGCCATGAGCGCGAAACTGCAGGGCCTGCGCTTCGTTGGCGTGCCGCTCACGGCCGATTTCGAACTCGACGAGGCGGCGATGCTTTCGGCCATCGCACGCGAGAAGCCGGCCATCGTGTACCTGGCGTATCCGAACAACCCCACCGCCAATCTCTGGGACGATGCCGCCATCGAGAGGATCGTGCAGGCCCAGGGCGAGCAGGGCGGCTTGGTGGTGATCGACGAGGCCTACCAGCCTTTTGCGGCCCGGAGCTACGTCGACCGCATCGCACGGCATGGCCATGTGCTCCTGATGCGCACGCTCAGCAAGTTCGGCCTGGCCGGCATCCGACTCGGCTACCTCATGGGTCCGGCCGCGCTGATCGCCCAGATCGACAAGGTGCGCCCGCCCTACAACATCAGCGTGCTCAATTGCGAATGCGCACTGTTCGCGCTCGAGCACGCCGAGGTGTTCGAGGCCCAGGCGCGGCAGATCCGCGACGAGCGCCATCGCCTCATGATGGGATTGGGCCGCCTGCCGGGCGTGAAGGCCTGGCCGAGCGACGCCAACATGATCCTGGTGCGCGTGCCCGATGCCGCCAAGGCCTTCGAGGGCATGAAAGCGCGCGGGATTCTTGTGAAGAACGTTTCTAAAATGCACGAACTGCTCGCAAACTGCCTGCGCCTCACCGTCGGAACGGCCGACGAGAATGCGCGGATGCTCGCGGCACTCGAAGCCTCACTATGA
- the hisA gene encoding 1-(5-phosphoribosyl)-5-[(5-phosphoribosylamino)methylideneamino]imidazole-4-carboxamide isomerase, which translates to MLLIPAIDLKDGHCVRLKQGDMDQSTIFSEDPAAMARKWVEAGARRLHLVDLNGAFAGKPQNHAAIKAILREVGDDIPVQLGGGIRDLDTIERYIDDGLRYVIIGTAAVKNPGFLKDACVAFGGHIIVGLDARDGKVATDGWSKLTGHEVADLGKKFEDYGVESIIYTDIGRDGMLSGINIDATVKLAQALTIPVIASGGLSNMADIDQLCAVESEGVEGVICGRAIYSGDLDFAAAQARADELAGV; encoded by the coding sequence ATGCTCCTCATTCCCGCCATTGATCTCAAAGACGGCCACTGCGTTCGCCTCAAACAGGGCGACATGGACCAGTCCACCATCTTCAGCGAAGACCCCGCCGCCATGGCCCGCAAGTGGGTCGAGGCCGGCGCGCGGCGGCTGCACCTGGTCGATCTGAATGGCGCCTTCGCCGGAAAACCGCAGAACCACGCGGCCATCAAGGCGATCCTGCGCGAGGTGGGCGACGACATTCCGGTGCAGCTCGGCGGCGGCATCCGCGATCTCGACACCATCGAGCGCTACATCGACGACGGCCTGCGCTACGTGATCATCGGCACCGCCGCGGTCAAGAACCCCGGCTTCCTGAAGGACGCCTGCGTGGCCTTCGGCGGCCACATCATCGTGGGGCTCGACGCCAGGGACGGCAAGGTGGCCACCGACGGCTGGAGCAAGCTCACGGGCCACGAGGTGGCCGACCTGGGCAAGAAGTTCGAGGACTACGGCGTCGAATCGATCATCTACACCGACATCGGCCGCGACGGCATGCTCTCGGGCATCAACATCGATGCGACGGTGAAGCTCGCGCAGGCATTGACCATTCCGGTGATCGCCTCGGGCGGCCTGTCGAACATGGCCGACATCGACCAGCTCTGCGCGGTCGAGTCCGAAGGCGTCGAAGGCGTGATCTGCGGCCGGGCCATCTATTCGGGCGACCTCGATTTCGCCGCCGCGCAGGCCCGCGCGGACGAACTCGCCGGCGTCTGA
- a CDS encoding D-hexose-6-phosphate mutarotase → MDISSIEFRGQPALRATGADGSAFAVSLHGAQLLSWTTADRVERLYLSPRAVFDGQAAIRGGVPICCPQFNQRGMLPKHGFMRNLPWENRGIDATTGELVLRLRDSEATRKLWPHAFEARLQIGMAAGRLRTALTLLNTGHGPFSFAAALHTYLRVDDIAHVRLEGLQGANRWDSLRDDRHVETAPALHFDAEFDSVYAAPAKPLRLVQPSGTLEIAQSASCSETVVWNPGAVLGAKLADMPEDGYRHMLCVEAARIDEQVLLASGAQWQGWQQLRVL, encoded by the coding sequence ATGGACATCAGTTCGATCGAGTTTCGCGGCCAGCCCGCGCTTCGTGCCACCGGCGCGGACGGCAGCGCCTTCGCCGTGTCTCTGCACGGGGCGCAGCTGCTCTCCTGGACCACCGCCGACAGGGTGGAACGGCTCTATCTGAGCCCGCGCGCGGTGTTCGACGGGCAAGCGGCGATCCGCGGCGGCGTGCCCATTTGCTGCCCCCAGTTCAACCAGCGCGGCATGCTGCCCAAGCATGGATTCATGCGCAATCTGCCTTGGGAAAACCGGGGCATCGACGCCACAACCGGCGAACTGGTCTTGCGGCTGCGCGACAGCGAAGCCACGCGCAAGCTCTGGCCGCACGCTTTCGAGGCGCGCCTGCAGATCGGCATGGCTGCGGGCCGGCTGCGCACCGCGCTGACCCTGCTCAACACCGGCCACGGGCCGTTCAGCTTCGCCGCGGCGTTGCACACCTATCTGCGCGTCGACGATATTGCACACGTGCGCCTTGAAGGGCTGCAGGGTGCCAACCGCTGGGATTCGCTGCGCGACGACCGCCACGTGGAAACGGCCCCGGCGCTGCATTTCGATGCCGAGTTCGACAGCGTCTATGCCGCTCCCGCGAAGCCACTGCGCCTGGTGCAGCCGAGCGGCACGCTCGAAATTGCGCAAAGTGCCAGCTGCAGCGAAACCGTGGTCTGGAACCCCGGCGCCGTGCTTGGTGCGAAACTCGCCGACATGCCCGAAGATGGCTACAGGCACATGCTGTGCGTCGAGGCTGCGCGCATTGACGAGCAGGTACTGCTCGCGTCCGGCGCCCAATGGCAGGGCTGGCAGCAGCTTCGCGTTCTCTGA
- the hisF gene encoding imidazole glycerol phosphate synthase subunit HisF, producing the protein MLAKRIIPCLDVTGGRVVKGVNFLELRDAGDPVEIAARYNAQGADELTFLDITATSDGRDLILPIIEAVASQVFIPLTVGGGVRTVADVRRLLNAGADKTSFNSAAIADPQVINDASQKYGSQCIVVAIDAKRRSPEEAATRGAGWDVYSHGGRKNTGLDAVEWATEMVRRGAGEILLTSMDRDGTKSGFDLELTRAVSDAVDVPVIASGGVGSLDDLADGIQTGGADAVLAASIFHYGEHTVGEAKARMAARGIPVRM; encoded by the coding sequence ATGCTTGCAAAACGCATCATTCCCTGTCTCGACGTCACCGGCGGCCGCGTGGTCAAGGGCGTCAACTTTCTCGAGCTGCGCGACGCCGGCGACCCGGTCGAAATTGCGGCGCGCTACAACGCGCAGGGTGCCGACGAGCTCACTTTCCTGGACATCACGGCCACCAGCGACGGCCGCGACCTGATCCTCCCGATCATCGAGGCGGTGGCCTCGCAGGTCTTCATTCCGCTCACGGTGGGAGGCGGCGTGCGCACCGTGGCCGACGTGCGCCGGCTGCTCAATGCGGGCGCCGACAAGACCAGCTTCAACTCGGCCGCCATCGCCGATCCGCAGGTCATCAACGACGCATCGCAGAAATACGGTTCGCAATGCATCGTGGTGGCCATCGATGCCAAGCGCCGCAGCCCCGAAGAAGCCGCCACGCGCGGCGCGGGCTGGGACGTGTACAGCCATGGCGGCCGCAAGAACACCGGCCTCGACGCCGTCGAATGGGCGACCGAGATGGTGCGCCGCGGCGCCGGCGAAATCCTGCTCACGAGCATGGACCGGGACGGCACCAAGAGCGGCTTCGACCTCGAACTCACCCGTGCGGTGAGCGACGCCGTCGACGTGCCGGTGATCGCCTCGGGCGGCGTGGGCAGTCTCGACGACCTCGCCGACGGCATCCAGACCGGCGGCGCCGATGCGGTGCTTGCCGCCAGCATCTTCCACTACGGCGAGCACACGGTCGGCGAGGCGAAAGCCCGCATGGCCGCGCGGGGCATTCCCGTTCGGATGTGA
- a CDS encoding amino acid ABC transporter substrate-binding protein, producing the protein MKAKATLSVLLAGLLVAAALVIAAPARAQQAPETLTGTLAKVRETGTIAIGYRESSVPFSFLNARREPIGYSIELCRALVTAIEDAVNKSLTIKWVPVTSDSRIDAVVSGAVDLECGSTTNNLERQKRVSFSPTMFVSGTKVLVKKGSPIKSFRDLAGKRVAVTAGTTNEKTLRDLSQKFKLGIQLLVARDHADAFGLVKNGEADAFATDDVLLYGLIARDAAKAQYEVVGDYLSYDPYGIMYRKGDAQLGKVINDTFQVLAEDGEIERQYKRWFLRKLPTGESINLPMSAQLEAIIQTMSVKAE; encoded by the coding sequence ATGAAAGCCAAGGCCACGCTGTCGGTTCTTCTTGCCGGCCTGCTGGTGGCCGCTGCGCTCGTCATCGCGGCGCCGGCCCGGGCGCAGCAGGCCCCCGAGACATTGACGGGCACGCTCGCCAAGGTGCGCGAGACCGGCACGATCGCCATCGGCTACCGCGAATCGTCGGTGCCGTTTTCGTTTCTCAATGCGCGCCGGGAACCCATCGGCTATTCGATCGAGCTCTGCCGCGCGCTGGTCACGGCCATCGAGGATGCAGTGAACAAGAGCCTCACGATCAAATGGGTGCCGGTGACCTCCGATTCGCGCATCGATGCGGTCGTGAGCGGCGCGGTCGATCTCGAATGCGGTTCGACCACCAACAACCTCGAGCGGCAGAAGCGCGTGAGCTTCTCGCCCACGATGTTCGTCTCGGGCACCAAGGTGCTGGTGAAGAAGGGGTCGCCGATCAAGTCGTTCCGCGACCTGGCGGGCAAGCGGGTGGCGGTGACCGCGGGCACCACCAACGAGAAGACGCTGCGCGACCTGTCGCAGAAGTTCAAGCTCGGCATCCAGCTGCTGGTGGCGCGCGACCACGCCGATGCCTTCGGGCTCGTGAAAAACGGCGAGGCCGATGCCTTTGCCACGGACGACGTGCTGCTCTACGGCCTGATCGCGCGCGACGCCGCCAAGGCCCAGTACGAGGTGGTCGGCGACTATCTCTCCTACGACCCCTACGGCATCATGTACCGCAAGGGCGATGCGCAGTTGGGCAAGGTGATCAACGACACCTTCCAGGTGCTCGCGGAGGACGGCGAGATCGAGCGCCAGTACAAGCGCTGGTTCCTGCGCAAGCTGCCCACGGGGGAGAGCATCAATCTGCCGATGAGCGCGCAGCTGGAAGCGATCATCCAGACGATGTCGGTGAAGGCGGAGTAG